From the Bacillota bacterium genome, one window contains:
- a CDS encoding helix-turn-helix transcriptional regulator, producing MLYLRQERQRRGWSLTQLTVKTGIDSAALSKIERGVWPCGPEWRRRISEAFDMPEDALFQEVPSRGEERPGNA from the coding sequence GTGCTGTACCTACGTCAGGAGCGCCAGCGTCGAGGCTGGTCGTTGACCCAGCTTACTGTCAAAACGGGGATTGATAGCGCGGCGCTGAGCAAGATCGAGCGGGGCGTATGGCCCTGCGGCCCGGAGTGGCGGCGCAGGATTTCCGAAGCATTCGACATGCCCGAGGACGCGCTTTTCCAGGAGGTGCCGAGCCGTGGAGAAGAACGACCTGGCAACGCTTGA
- a CDS encoding helix-turn-helix domain-containing protein yields the protein MPLSRCYALIQAGQIPCLRFGRSVRVPRQVLVDLLTRVTERGEQ from the coding sequence ATGCCGCTGTCGCGCTGCTACGCGCTAATTCAGGCAGGTCAGATACCTTGCCTCCGATTCGGGCGCAGTGTCAGGGTGCCGCGGCAAGTTCTCGTGGACCTACTTACGAGAGTAACCGAACGCGGCGAGCAGTGA
- a CDS encoding DUF3987 domain-containing protein — MAADLIKLVAEELRQPGGAALAEALGVEAALEDDPQEDDTPIVAVPWPDPPAPEAFHGLAGDIVRAIEPHTEADPVALLVQFVVAFGNAAGRGPHFVAEADRHGLNLFACLVGATAKGRKGTSWGHIRRLLEAVDPAWAKDHVASGLSSGEGLIWAVRDPIERREPVKEKGRTTAYETVLVDAGVEDKRLLVLESEFASVLRILQREGNTLSAIIRNAWDSGNLRSLTKNSPAVASGAHISIIGHVTKGELLRYLESTEAANGFANRFLWVCVRRSKCLPEGGNIGEVNFAPLVARLAEALELAKHAGELKRDEGARAVWHAVYPELSEGKPGLLGAVLARAEAQVMRLACIYALLDLSQVVRPEHLLAALALWEYVEASARFIFGDALGDPVADTILNALKKAPDGLTRTEISNLFDRHESSKSITRALTDLLAAGLVERETVPPEGDRKKPVEVWRAVRQ; from the coding sequence ATGGCTGCTGACTTAATCAAGCTAGTTGCAGAAGAACTACGGCAACCTGGCGGGGCCGCGCTGGCTGAGGCGCTAGGCGTGGAGGCAGCACTGGAGGACGACCCTCAAGAGGATGATACACCCATCGTTGCCGTCCCGTGGCCTGACCCTCCTGCTCCCGAGGCATTTCACGGCCTTGCAGGCGACATTGTGCGCGCCATCGAGCCGCACACCGAGGCGGACCCTGTGGCACTGCTCGTGCAGTTTGTTGTTGCCTTCGGTAACGCTGCGGGGCGAGGTCCGCACTTTGTCGCCGAAGCCGACCGTCACGGCCTGAACCTCTTCGCCTGCCTCGTGGGCGCGACGGCGAAGGGCCGCAAGGGTACGTCCTGGGGACATATCCGGCGACTCTTGGAGGCCGTTGACCCGGCGTGGGCTAAAGACCACGTCGCAAGCGGCTTATCTTCCGGCGAGGGGCTTATCTGGGCGGTCCGGGACCCTATTGAGCGGCGCGAGCCGGTCAAGGAGAAAGGGCGCACAACGGCATATGAAACCGTTCTCGTGGACGCGGGGGTGGAGGACAAGCGCCTTCTCGTGCTCGAAAGCGAATTCGCTTCCGTGCTCCGCATTCTCCAGCGTGAGGGCAACACGCTGTCAGCCATCATCCGCAACGCCTGGGACTCGGGCAACCTGCGGAGCTTGACGAAGAACTCTCCTGCGGTTGCCAGCGGGGCGCATATTTCCATCATCGGACACGTGACCAAGGGCGAACTTCTGCGCTATCTGGAAAGCACGGAGGCCGCGAACGGGTTCGCAAACCGCTTCCTTTGGGTGTGCGTGCGCCGCTCGAAATGCCTCCCGGAGGGCGGCAACATCGGTGAAGTAAACTTCGCCCCGCTCGTGGCTCGTCTCGCGGAGGCCCTGGAGCTTGCGAAGCACGCGGGGGAGCTAAAGCGTGATGAGGGGGCGCGCGCGGTATGGCACGCGGTGTATCCCGAGCTGTCCGAGGGAAAGCCTGGTCTCCTCGGGGCTGTCCTTGCCCGTGCCGAAGCACAAGTAATGCGCCTAGCTTGCATCTACGCGTTGCTGGACCTGTCGCAGGTGGTGCGCCCAGAACACTTGCTGGCGGCGCTGGCACTGTGGGAGTACGTCGAGGCGTCCGCGAGGTTCATCTTCGGCGACGCCTTGGGCGACCCGGTAGCAGACACAATTCTCAACGCGCTGAAGAAGGCACCAGACGGGCTGACGCGGACCGAGATCAGCAACCTGTTCGACAGGCATGAATCGAGCAAGAGTATCACACGCGCACTCACGGACCTTCTCGCCGCCGGGCTGGTGGAGCGCGAGACCGTGCCGCCTGAAGGAGACCGCAAGAAGCCGGTCGAGGTGTGGCGGGCGGTTCGGCAGTGA